A window of the Polaribacter sp. HaHaR_3_91 genome harbors these coding sequences:
- a CDS encoding CBS domain-containing protein, which produces MRRDEPISTIMATNLVTLCVTDDLVTAEKLFIEHKIKHIPVVRDKEIIGMLSYYDIQTVSSAVLNEDQTSVDSYINNNFSIAQVMDKSITAIPPYTSIKDAAELLTTKGFHALPVVEDSELVGIVTTRDLVKYLVAKL; this is translated from the coding sequence ATGAGAAGAGATGAGCCTATATCTACAATAATGGCAACAAATTTAGTTACCTTATGTGTTACTGATGATTTAGTTACTGCAGAAAAGTTATTTATAGAACACAAAATAAAACATATTCCGGTAGTTCGTGATAAAGAAATTATAGGGATGTTAAGTTATTATGATATTCAAACAGTAAGTTCTGCTGTTTTAAATGAAGACCAAACATCTGTAGATAGTTATATAAATAACAATTTTTCTATAGCACAAGTTATGGACAAAAGTATTACTGCAATTCCGCCATATACATCTATAAAGGATGCAGCAGAATTGTTAACAACAAAAGGATTTCATGCTTTACCAGTAGTTGAAGATTCTGAACTAGTAGGTATTGTAACTACTAGAGATTTAGTAAAATATTTGGTAGCAAAATTATAG